A genome region from Babesia bigemina genome assembly Bbig001, chromosome : I includes the following:
- a CDS encoding 26S proteasome regulatory subunit, putative → MGDAGRNYHNLLSSFGGTRHAQPYGPLADTSEQVYISSLALLKMLKHGRAGVPMEVMGLMLGEFVDDYTIVVVDVFSMPQSGNSVSVEAVDPVYQTEMKDQLRRTGRPEVVVGWYHSHPGFGCWFSGTDVNTQQSFEQLNPRAVGIVIDPIQSVKGKVVIDCFRLISPHLIMLGHEARQTTSNVGHLNKPTIIALVHGLNRNYYSIVINYRRSVLETQMLLSFNRNKWVDDLRVRDFAQRRADNREIVRNIKNLCERYDESIKQEITSTPDELAVANVGKLNAKLHIENHVSTLLKDNSLDTFGTMLGVEMF, encoded by the exons ATGGGCGACGCCGGCCGCAACTACCACAACTTGCTGAGTTCGTTCGGCGGGACTCGGCACGCTCAGCCGTACGGTCCCCTGGCCGACACATCGGAGCAGGTGTACATTTCGTCGCTGGCCCTGCtcaagatgctgaagcACGGCAGG GCTGGCGTCCCGATGGAGGTCATGGGTCTCATGCTGGGCGAGTTCGTGGACGACTACACGATCGTGGTGGTGGACGTCTTCTCCATGCCGCAATCTG GTAACAGCGTCAGCGTCGAGGCGGTGGACCCTGTTTACCAGACCGAGATGAAggaccagctgcggcgcacTGGGCGGCCGGAGGTCGTCGTCGGCTGGTACCACTCGCACCCCGGCTTCGGGTGCTGGTTTTCGG GCACCGACGTGAACACCCAGCAGAGCTTCGAGCAGCTGAATCCCCGCGCCGTGGGCATCGTGATCGACCCTATCCAGTCGGTGAAGGGCAAGGTGGTGATCGACTGCTTCCGCCTGATCAGCCCGCACCTGATAATGCTGGGCCACGAGGCGCGGCAGACGACGAGCAACGTCGGCCACCTGAACAAGCCCACCATCATCGCCCTCGTGCACGGGCTCAACCGCAACTACTACAGCATCGTCATCAACTATCGGCGCAGCGTGCTGGAGACGCAGATGCTCCTGAGCTTCAACCGCAACAAGTGGGTCGACGACCTGCGCGTCCGG GACTTCGCGCAGCGCAGGGCGGACAACCGCGAAATCGTCCGCAACATCAAGAACCTGTGTGAACGGTACGACGAGTCGATCAAGCAGGAGATCACCTCGACGCCTGACGAGCTCGCGGTGGCCAACGTGGGGAAGCTGAACGCTAAGCTGCACATCGAGAACCACGTAAGCACGCTGCTTAAGGACAATTCCTTGGACACATTTGGCACCATGCTCGGCGTGGAAATgttttaa
- a CDS encoding sun-family protein, putative, whose product MLGINAQRARYLENALEVYTKLNTGNLPIDTFLRYYFRVNRVASGSRAWIAEHVYEVQRWKGLIAHLSPKPVTWTGMLNTYLLHQRWRYMTGHKGLPPHLRCSFPEPLFERIERQYGVDKALEICQILNEEPVTYLRVNTLRSSRDKAYKSLLHKGVPVEKCADSPCGLLLSNKKTLLESPEYHKGLVEIQDLSSQICGLKVEAQPGEHVLDYCAGSGGKALIFGPQMENKGRIYLHDVNENLLLKAKRRLKRAGIRNYFIMDPNIANTRQYYGKMDCVVADVPCSGVGAFRRNPDRKWTFTVEQVTEYTALQRSIVDNALLFLKPGGRLVYITCSIFEEENELQVNYFCKRHGLVHAQPVTLQLPESRGMNGYFLAVLQREKT is encoded by the exons ATGCTGGGCATTAACGCGCAACGCGCCCGGTACCTGGAAAACGCCCTGGAGGTGTACACGAAGCTGAACACTGGCAACCTTCCTATCGACACCTTCCTTCGGTACTACTTCCGCGTCAACCGGGTGGCTTCGGGGAGCAGGGCGTGGATCGCCGAGCATGTCTACGAGGTGCAGCGATGGAAGGGGCTCATCGCGCACCTGAGTCCGAAGCCGGTCACCTGGACGGGCATGCTGAAcacctacctcctccaccagAGGTGGCGGTACATGACCGGGCACAAGGGGCTGCCGCCGCACCTGCGCTGCTCGTTCCCTGAGCCGCTGTTCGAGCGGATAGAGCGCCAGTACGGCGTAGACAAGGCTCTGGAGATATGCCAAATACTCAACGAGGAGCCAGTGACCTATCTCCGTGTCAATACGCTCCGGTCGTCGCGGGACAAGGCGTACAAGTCCCTGCTGCACAAGGGGGTGCCGGTCGAGAAGTGCGCGGACAGTCCGTGTGGACTGCTGCTTAGTAACAAGAAGACATTGCTAGAGTCGCCAGAGTACCACAAGGGCCTCGTGGAGATACAGGACCTGTCAAGCCAGATATGCGGGCTGAAGGTGGAAGCGCAGCCTGGTGAGCACGTGCTGGACTACTGCGCCGGATCAGGTGGGAAGGCGCTGATATTCGGCCCTCAGATGGAGAACAAGGGCCGTATATACCTCCACGACGTTAACGAGAACCTGCTGCTCAAG GCCAAAAGGCGATTAAAACGAGCTGGCATCCGCAACTACTTCATAATGGACCCAAACATCGCAAATACGCGGCAGTACTACGGGAAGATGGACTGC GTAGTCGCCGATGTGCCCTGCAGTGGCGTAGGGGCTTTCCGGAGAAACCCCGATCGCAAGTGGACCTTCACCGTCGAGCAG GTCACCGAGTACACGGCGTTGCAACGTTCCATAGTCGACAACGCCCTGCTGTTCCTCAAGCCCGGAGGGAGGCTGGTATACATCACCTGTAGCATATTTGAGGAGGAGAATGAGCTGCAG GTGAATTACTTCTGCAAGAGACACGGGTTGGTGCACGCCCAGCCCGtcacgctgcagctgccagAATCACGGGGCATGAATGGATACTTCCTCGCCGTTCTGCAGCGCGAGAAAACATAA
- a CDS encoding DNA-directed RNA polymerase 2 subunit, putative yields the protein MSKFFQLEERDVVVSSVYGAALYEIYTDRQTLPKLAKVAWYATLLSAFLLDGISILLTLLPFLDQGIFVALQRLGARVDISWAHYFSAQLLFTTVLYAVLPLALLCDRLFVWQSLQSWNLVGFALQLASVQYARCCCVFAFVARAAIGLCLRIAIADLTFKVPADEEPLDTIGGGKIALDCKRP from the exons ATGAGCAAGTTCTTCCAGCTGGAAGAACGCGATGTAGTAGTCTCCAGTGTGTACGGCGCAGCGTTATACGAGATTTACACGGACCGCCA GACTCTACCCAAACTTGCAAAAGTTGCCTGGTATGCGACACTTTTGTCCGCCTTTCTCCTCGACGGCATATCGATCCTCCTGACACTGCTGCCCTTCCTGGATCAGGGAATC TTCGTTGCTTTGCAAAGGCTAGGGGCCAGAGTGGATATATCGTGGGCGCATTACTTCTCGGCTCAGCTGCTTTTCACGACGGTCCTATACGCGGTGCTGCcgctggcgctgctgtgcgACAGACTCTTC GTGTGGCAGTCGCTGCAGAGCTGGAATCTGGTCGGTTTCGCGCTACAACTGGCCTCGGTGCAGTACGCGAG gtgctgctgcgtgTTTGCGTTTGTCGCGAGGGCAGCTATAG GGCTGTGCCTCAGGATTGCCATTGCCGATCTTACTTTCAAGGTACCAGCGGACGAGGAACCGCTCGACACCATAGGAGGCGGTAAAATCGCGTTAGACTGCAAAAGACCTTAG
- a CDS encoding human hepatopoietin-like protein, putative, translating into MYLRLCLAFVFVLIAPPSFCRHASTDFSLSEQERESLLTRLSELVSQSTQALESLKEAAKRSREEIDKYKYLIPNSKDSKPVEGVHLGELKQGKTGGHPSHRGFTQVKSSEPASPEFIRNALYATQPVSGTPQATVSVDALENPNDVVKNATEVATFSDDGSRDFFEEELYRMKREIHSVNRLHSLKNNANVLSTEIRRLMTYKPDSSTQAHSKEAQRYEICVNIQSCTELLNTVNLWIFLMAKTVEDAYKRCEDAACRDGSEGDSRNDRSNVKMPPNRKELGRAGWMYLHSMAADFPDEPSSLESLRVKAWCYSFAELYPCHICKEGLVEIYRRLPPVTDSRRDLLLWTHNLHNQVNADLSYPHYNGTYEELLQLDRHEKYS; encoded by the exons ATGTATTTGCGTCTATGTCTTGCGTTTGTTTTCGTTCTAATCGCGCCGCCATCGTTTTGTCGGCACGCAAG CACTGACTTTTCCCTGTCAGAACAGGAGCGTGAGTCACTCCTGACTCGACTCTCCGAACTCGTATCGCAGTCCACACAGGCCCTTGAG TCGTTAAAAGAGGCTGCGAAGCGTTCGAGAGAGGAAATAGACAAATACAAGTATCTGATTCCCAATAGCAAGGATTCTAAGCCCGTAGAAGGCGTCCATTTGGGTGAATTAAAGCAAGGAAAAACTGGCGGCCACCCCTCACATAGGGGTTTTACTCAGGTCAAAAGCAGCGAGCCTGCTTCTCCGGAATTTATCAG AAACGCGCTTTATGCCACACAGCCAGTCAGTGGTACTCCCCAAGCTACGGTATCCGTCGATGCGCTTGAG AACCCAAATGACGTGGTGAAGAATGCAACAGAGGTTGCAACTTTCAGTGACGACGGCTCTCGAGATTTCTTTGAG GAGGAGCTGTATCGCATGAAACGCGAGATTCATTCCGTGAACCGTTTGCACAGTCTCAAAAATAACGCAAACGTATTGAGCACTGAG ATCCGCCGTCTGATGACCTATAAACCGGACTCATCAACACAGGCGCATTCGAAGGAGGCGCAAAGGTATGAAATATGTGTAAACATCCAATCGTGCACAGAATTGTTGAACACCGTAAATCTCTGGATT TTTCTAATGGCAAAGACGGTTGAGGACGCCTACAAGCGTTGCGAGGACGCAGCGTGCCGCGATGGTTCTGAAGGCGACTCGCGGAATGATCGTAGCAACGTCAAGATGCCGCCGAATCGCAAGGAGTTGGGTCGTGCCGGCTGGATGTACCTGCACTCCATGGCTGCTGACTTTCCCGATGAGCCG AGTTCTTTGGAGAGTCTGAGGGTAAAAGCGTGGTGCTATTCGTTTGCCGAGCTTTACCCGTGTCATATTTGCAAAGAAGGTCTGGTTGAGATCTACCGGCGGCTGCCTCCGGTGACTGACAGCCGGCGTGACTTGCTGTTGTGGACTCATAACCTGCACAACCAGGTGAACGCGGACTTGTCTTACCCACATTACAATGGAACGTATGAGGAGCTGCTTC AGCTGGATAGGCACGAAAAGTACTCGTAG
- a CDS encoding DNA-directed RNA polymerase 2 subunit, putative, whose translation MSDLKFCPECNNILYAKPDPAKLQLIFLCRQCDYSRWADPSSISDNCVNRTTYHYQTKDDIIVSPLVIKDPTLGRTSHWKCARCGWNKAAFFQLPERVNDDAMMLVFVCCNQGCGYWVKQSYDDDVPAFNTGVTQSATHVEPGPTIEEDATMVDDMADLFGEE comes from the exons ATGAGCGACCTCAAGTTCTGCCCCGAGTG CAACAACATTCTCTACGCAAAGCCGGACCCTGCCAAGCTACAGCTCATATTTCTATGTCGACAGTGCGACTACTCGCGCTGGGCTGACCCGTCAAGCATTTCCGACAACTGCGTCAATCGCACCACATACCACTACCAGACAAA AGATGACATCATTGTATCACCGCTGGTAATCAAGGACCCTACTCTGGGACGCACGTCGCACTGGAAGTGCGCCAGGTGCGGGTGGAACAAAGCTGCATTCTTCCAGCTGCCCGAGCGAGTTAATGACGATGCCATGATGCTTGTATTCGTCTGCTGCAACCAGGGTTGTGGCTACTGGGTCAAACAGTCATACGACGACGATGTACCGGCTTTCAACACGGGAGTTACGCAGTCGGCTACGCATGTGGAACCTGGACCAACTATCGAGGAGGATGCGACCATGGTCGACGACATGGCAGACCTATTCGGAGAGGAGTGA
- a CDS encoding transcription initiation factor TFIIB, putative has product MSTAISARDKALARRKKLQCVDCGDAGVIVIDHTEGNQICVNCGRVAESVLISDQQEWRNFSSESTGGRGNERSRVGEVNDVWMDGGNSTTFIGGSRKMQHIQNLVGNFESTDRYLKSAFTMLRHVGDIINVNDVVLDRGKEIMKELNDLNQLKGRCNGLNTLAVIYMASREVGVCRTLKEMVVYDSKISQKDLGRAINRLKRILPMRGNAMVEDTAQLIPRLCSRLKINSRAAALCEYAAGKATIILRTSHRTTSLAAAIIYFVTQVAWSPVFGNKVPEIAEICMVCGTCESTIKATYKELLKITHRILPPNFNRETGDSGLI; this is encoded by the coding sequence ATGTCAACCGCAATCAGTGCGCGTGACAAGGCCTTGGCAAGACGCAAAAAGCTCCAATGCGTCGATTGCGGAGATGCGGGCGTCATTGTCATAGACCACACCGAGGGCAACCAGATATGCGTCAACTGCGGAAGGGTGGCCGAAAGCGTGCTCATCTCGGACCAGCAGGAGTGGCGTAACTTCAGCTCGGAGTCGACCGGAGGCCGCGGAAACGAACGCAGCCGCGTGGGAGAGGTCAACGATGTGTGGATGGACGGCGGGAACTCCACCACCTTCATCGGGGGCTCGCGCAAGATGCAGCACATCCAAAACCTGGTCGGCAACTTCGAGAGCACCGACAGGTACCTGAAAAGCGCCTTCACGATGCTGAGGCACGTTGGGGACATCATCAACGTGAACGACGTCGTACTCGATAGAGGCAAGGAAATCATGAAGGAGCTCAACGacctcaaccagctcaagGGCCGCTGCAACGGACTCAACACCCTCGCCGTCATATACATGGCGAGCAGGGAGGTCGGAGTCTGCCGCACCCTGAAGGAGATGGTGGTGTACGACAGCAAAATATCGCAAAAGGATCTCGGCAGGGCCATCAACCGGTTGAAGCGGATCCTGCCCATGCGCGGGAACGCAATGGTCGAGGACACCGCGCAGCTCATACCCAGGCTCTGCTCGAGGCTCAAAATCAACAGcagggcggcggcgctctgcGAGTACGCGGCGGGCAAGGCGACCATCATACTGCGCACCTCCCACCGCACCACCTCGCTGGCGGCGGCCATCATCTACTTCGTCACCCAGGTGGCGTGGTCGCCGGTTTTCGGCAACAAGGTCCCAGAGATAGCCGAAATCTGCATGGTTTGCGGAACGTGCGAGTCCACCATCAAGGCCACCTACAAGGAGCTCCTCAAAATCACGCACCGCATACTGCCACCCAACTTCAACCGCGAGACCGGGGACTCCGGGCTCATTTAG